Proteins encoded by one window of Aphidius gifuensis isolate YNYX2018 linkage group LG2, ASM1490517v1, whole genome shotgun sequence:
- the LOC122848298 gene encoding uncharacterized protein LOC122848298, with protein sequence MNFSNMTDTVQMKEVVMTCLERLQKEAVICLESFPDKITDLNSIIEIYAPSSIKTGSTDAHTINRMPECRSISSTIGEYDTASAADTNRKLLKSKFDVTSLSSYYTKSSYERKRSNKHHGINKRRYYRIYRNSNNGVINRRRSSALGHMLAFIARKFVICTKSMIITPSCYLVERFISMIFQRRELKNAQCGPCADWSNSLSSCVTSLKEDKTLVGNFISVMRPVAVQLISDTTTLKRWLQTLATSSTKISLELANATRNTETIDCWAYELFFHLKYLQVNRAREADKITTTDEKTGSAEEVTHMNLWHRMVQLRDNYIILYENLYANPKVQHVKTNVE encoded by the exons TAGAGAGTTTTCCAGATAAAATAACAGATTTAAAtagtattattgaaatttatgcACCATCTAGTATTAAAACTGGTAGTACAGATGCACATACAATTAATCGTATGCCTGAATGTCgatcaatatcatcaacaattggaGAATATGACACAGCATCAGCAGCTGATACCAATc gtaaattattaaaatcaaaatttgatGTAACATCATTATCAAGCTATTATACAAAATCATCATATGAACGTAAACGTAGTAATAAACATCATGGAATTAATAAACGTCGTTACTATCGTATTTATAGAAATAGTAATAATGGTGTTATAAATCGTCGACGTTCAAGTGCACTTGGACACATGCTTGCATTTATTGCAcgtaaatttgttatttgtaCAAAAAGTATGATTATAACCCCTTCATGTTACCTTGTTGAACGTTTTATATCTATGATTTTTCAAAG aaGAGAGCTGAAGAATGCTCAGTGTGGTCCATGTGCAGATTGGAGTAATTCACTTTCAAGTTGTGTTACATCACTAAAAGAAGATAAAACTCTTGTCGGTAATTTTATAAGTGTCATGAGACCAGTTGCTGTTCAGCTTATAAGTGATACAACAACA cttaAACGATGGCTTCAAACACTTGCAACAAGTTCtacaaaaatatcattggAATTAGCTAATGCAACACGAAATACTGAGACCATTGATTGTTGGGCTTATGAgctattttttcatctcaagTATCTTCAGGTCAATCGTGCACGTGAAGCCGACAAA atTACTACTACTGATGAGAAGACTGGCAGTGCTGAGGAGGTTACACATATGAATCTCTGGCACAGAATGGTTCAGCTTCGTGACAATTACATAATCttgtatgaaaatttatatgcaAATCCCAAGGTTCAACATGTCAAGACcaatgttgaataa